A window from Patescibacteria group bacterium encodes these proteins:
- a CDS encoding pilin, which produces MRKLILLFGITVLLTLPLSKVSAEQIGTCNCIPTGSGTAQTYFNLPEQDCGFKEAELTASCSWSPTSGAETNTGIYPTGAETKTGGLGAGKAVNLSNPLGEGNVDVKLIIGRVIRTTLGIVGSIALIIFVYGGLLWTTSAGNAEQVKKGTDTLLWAAIGLTVIFTSYTLVSFLLETITQTS; this is translated from the coding sequence ATGCGTAAACTCATACTATTATTCGGTATTACCGTACTCCTCACGCTACCTCTTTCTAAAGTCAGTGCTGAGCAAATTGGGACGTGTAACTGTATTCCAACTGGTTCAGGAACAGCGCAGACTTACTTCAATTTGCCTGAACAAGACTGTGGCTTTAAAGAGGCAGAATTAACTGCCAGTTGCTCCTGGTCGCCAACTTCAGGCGCAGAAACAAATACAGGGATATATCCAACTGGTGCTGAAACAAAAACCGGCGGTTTAGGCGCGGGTAAAGCCGTAAATCTTTCAAACCCTCTTGGTGAAGGAAATGTTGATGTGAAGCTGATTATCGGCCGCGTCATTCGAACTACCCTCGGTATCGTTGGCTCAATTGCGCTCATTATTTTTGTTTACGGCGGCCTTCTCTGGACAACCAGTGCTGGTAACGCAGAGCAAGTGAAAAAAGGAACGGATACCCTACTGTGGGCAGCCATTGGGTTAACAGTTATTTTCACAAGCTACACCTTGGTTAGCTTCCTCCTCGAAACCATAACGCAGACATCATAA